One window of Alkaliphilus metalliredigens QYMF genomic DNA carries:
- a CDS encoding UPF0182 family membrane protein, whose amino-acid sequence MKNRKKVIIGLGIFIFIFLFGFLSEILSFITDYQWFQELGYESVFLTKLKTQLQIGIPLFIVGTILYYLYLIGLKKEYYKQIKSYHMDISEKRVNQILILPAFVFGLMTSTSVAGSLWFDILLYANAKPFNLTDPLFNNDITYYLLELPFLKQLLNTVTSILFLMVIITVIFYVIMFLIRRPTLYEVKADLQWNSNFFVSLLQIALKQFAALGVIFFLVLAARYYLGVYDLLYSTRGVVYGASYTDTHVTLWVYRAQILASLLSATGVVYAYVKRNPKLLLIAPISIIAVGILGNVISLGVQNFIVSPNEIARELPYIEHNLSYTRRAYGIGEIQETDFPYDTELTREDIENNQEIIDNIRINDYRPALEVYNQIQAFRPYYRFVDVDIDRYWVNGEYRQVFIAPRELDQRELSDNAQTWINQTLKYTHGYGVALSPVNEVTSGGQPVLWMRNFPLVSSVDIEVTRPEIYFGELTDQYIIVNTKEKEFDYPLDNDNAETLYEGTAGVPLKGVNRLLYSWRQGTLKMLLSGNITSESRIVFDRNIVTRMNKIAPFITYDEDPYIVINEGKLYWMIDGYTISGNFPYAEPYMAGNNNYIRNSVKVVIDAYNGTVDYYISDEEDPIILTYQAIFPDLFKPLDDMPEGLKAHIRYPQVLFDIQSEVYATYHMNNPRVFYNKEDLWRIAREKYDQNEQTIESQYMMMKLPGEESEEFVISVPYTPIRLDNMRALLVARNDGEQYGELIAYRMPKDQNVYGPKQIEDRIDQNTTISQNLSLWGEGGSSVIRGNLLVVPIENSLLYVEPLYIRATSGTSLPEVKMVIVSFGDQIVMEPTLEEALNRIFGARVEEIREEIQEEVEGDTDGETITEEITEGLGEASQLIRRASEVFDRAQEASRQGNWSAYGDALEELEQVLRQLQETTQVLEN is encoded by the coding sequence TTGAAAAACCGAAAAAAAGTGATCATTGGACTGGGAATATTTATATTTATATTTCTATTTGGATTTCTTTCAGAGATCCTAAGTTTTATTACTGATTATCAGTGGTTTCAAGAGTTAGGATATGAAAGTGTCTTTTTGACTAAACTAAAGACTCAGTTACAAATAGGTATTCCATTGTTTATCGTTGGAACAATCCTATACTATTTATATTTAATAGGACTAAAGAAGGAATATTATAAACAAATCAAATCCTATCATATGGATATTAGTGAAAAAAGAGTTAATCAAATTTTAATTCTTCCAGCGTTTGTTTTTGGTTTAATGACCAGTACATCGGTGGCGGGAAGCTTGTGGTTTGATATACTACTTTATGCTAATGCAAAGCCTTTTAACCTTACAGATCCACTCTTTAATAATGACATCACGTACTATTTGCTAGAGCTTCCATTTTTAAAACAATTACTCAATACAGTGACTAGCATTTTATTTCTAATGGTGATCATTACTGTTATTTTTTATGTTATCATGTTCTTGATAAGAAGACCTACTCTATATGAGGTCAAAGCAGACCTGCAATGGAACAGTAATTTTTTTGTAAGCTTATTACAAATTGCACTAAAACAATTTGCAGCCTTAGGGGTTATCTTTTTCTTAGTATTAGCAGCCAGGTACTACCTTGGGGTATATGACCTTCTCTATTCAACTAGAGGTGTTGTTTATGGAGCCAGCTATACAGATACCCATGTCACTTTATGGGTTTATCGAGCTCAAATTTTAGCAAGCCTCTTATCAGCTACAGGAGTCGTGTATGCATACGTTAAAAGAAACCCTAAGCTTTTATTAATCGCACCAATCAGTATTATCGCCGTAGGAATCCTAGGAAATGTGATTTCTTTAGGAGTACAAAACTTTATTGTTTCTCCCAATGAAATTGCCAGAGAACTTCCTTATATTGAACATAATCTGAGCTATACCCGAAGGGCCTATGGGATCGGAGAAATCCAGGAAACAGACTTTCCCTATGATACTGAATTAACCCGGGAGGATATTGAAAACAATCAAGAAATCATTGATAATATTCGTATTAATGACTATAGACCCGCTCTAGAAGTATACAATCAGATACAGGCCTTTCGACCCTATTATCGGTTTGTAGATGTAGACATTGATCGCTATTGGGTCAATGGAGAATATAGACAGGTATTTATAGCCCCTCGAGAATTAGACCAGAGGGAGCTTAGTGACAACGCACAGACGTGGATCAATCAAACATTAAAGTATACCCACGGGTATGGCGTGGCCCTGTCTCCTGTTAATGAAGTAACCAGTGGTGGGCAGCCTGTTCTTTGGATGCGAAACTTTCCACTAGTAAGTTCAGTTGACATTGAAGTGACAAGACCTGAAATTTACTTTGGAGAGCTAACAGATCAATATATAATTGTGAATACAAAGGAGAAGGAGTTTGACTATCCCCTTGACAATGACAATGCAGAAACCTTATATGAGGGAACAGCAGGAGTGCCATTGAAGGGAGTCAATCGACTGCTATATTCATGGAGGCAAGGGACACTGAAAATGCTTCTATCTGGTAACATTACAAGTGAAAGTCGTATTGTATTTGATCGAAATATCGTAACCAGAATGAATAAAATTGCACCATTCATTACCTACGATGAAGATCCATACATAGTTATTAATGAAGGGAAATTGTATTGGATGATCGATGGCTATACCATCTCAGGAAATTTTCCCTATGCAGAACCCTATATGGCAGGAAACAATAATTATATCCGTAATTCTGTTAAGGTTGTGATAGATGCCTATAATGGAACAGTGGATTATTATATCTCCGATGAAGAGGATCCAATTATATTAACATATCAAGCCATTTTTCCAGATTTATTTAAACCTTTAGATGACATGCCAGAAGGATTAAAAGCACATATACGTTATCCACAAGTGTTATTTGACATTCAGTCAGAGGTCTATGCTACTTATCATATGAATAATCCTCGGGTATTCTATAATAAGGAAGATCTATGGCGAATTGCAAGAGAAAAATATGATCAAAACGAGCAAACAATTGAGTCACAATATATGATGATGAAGCTTCCTGGTGAGGAAAGTGAAGAGTTTGTGATATCGGTTCCGTACACACCAATACGCTTAGACAATATGCGGGCACTTTTGGTAGCAAGAAATGATGGGGAACAATACGGAGAGCTAATCGCCTATCGTATGCCGAAGGATCAAAATGTATATGGACCTAAGCAAATTGAAGATCGAATTGACCAAAACACAACAATTTCCCAAAACCTAAGTCTATGGGGCGAGGGCGGATCCTCGGTAATTAGAGGAAATCTACTTGTGGTTCCCATTGAAAATTCACTATTATATGTAGAACCCCTCTATATTCGGGCAACAAGTGGGACCAGTCTTCCAGAAGTGAAAATGGTCATTGTCTCATTTGGTGATCAAATAGTGATGGAGCCAACGTTAGAGGAAGCCTTGAATCGAATCTTTGGAGCTAGAGTAGAAGAAATAAGAGAAGAGATCCAAGAGGAAGTTGAAGGGGACACTGATGGAGAAACCATAACAGAAGAAATAACAGAAGGACTTGGTGAGGCCAGTCAACTTATTAGAAGGGCTTCAGAAGTCTTTGATAGGGCACAGGAAGCCTCAAGACAAGGAAACTGGTCAGCCTATGGAGATGCATTAGAAGAGTTAGAACAGGTGCTAAGACAGCTTCAGGAAACAACACAGGTTTTGGAGAACTAA
- the serS gene encoding serine--tRNA ligase — MLDIKRIRMNLDEIKAAMARRGEKGFDLDAVVALDEDRRTILQEVEQMKNEQKTVSKEVPKLKKEGKDVSEVMEKMKTLSAEIKNLDVKVKEIEEKMEEILLRIPNVPHPDVPQGDTDDDNIEVRTWGEPTQFSFEPKPHWEVGVNLGILDFEAASKVTGSRFTLYRGMAARLERALISFMLDLHTDEHGYTELLPPFMVNRASMIGTGQLPKFEEDAFKIPQKDYFLVPTAEVPVTNIYRDDIIEGDQLPIKYVAYTPCFRSEAGSAGRDTRGLIRQHQFNKVELVKFVRPEDSYEELEKLTNNAEKVLQLLGLPYRIVRICTGDLGFTAAFKYDIEVWMPSYNRYVEISSCSNFEDFQARRANIRYRPDTKSKVEFVHTLNGSGLAVGRTVAAILENFQQEDGSVVIPEAIRSYMKGFEKITAK; from the coding sequence ATGTTAGATATTAAAAGAATTCGGATGAATCTAGATGAAATTAAGGCAGCCATGGCTAGAAGAGGGGAAAAAGGATTTGATTTAGATGCTGTTGTTGCATTAGATGAAGACAGAAGAACAATTTTACAAGAAGTAGAGCAAATGAAAAATGAACAAAAAACAGTTTCAAAGGAAGTACCTAAATTAAAGAAAGAAGGCAAAGATGTCTCTGAAGTAATGGAAAAAATGAAAACCCTCTCGGCAGAAATAAAGAATTTAGATGTGAAGGTAAAAGAAATTGAGGAAAAAATGGAAGAAATACTCTTAAGAATTCCAAATGTGCCCCATCCAGACGTACCTCAAGGAGACACAGATGATGATAATATCGAAGTGAGAACCTGGGGAGAACCAACACAGTTTTCTTTTGAACCAAAACCCCACTGGGAGGTTGGTGTGAATTTAGGAATACTAGATTTTGAAGCGGCTTCAAAGGTAACCGGGTCTCGATTTACACTTTATAGAGGAATGGCAGCTCGGTTAGAAAGAGCATTGATCAGCTTTATGTTGGACCTCCATACAGATGAGCATGGCTATACAGAGTTATTACCACCCTTTATGGTGAATCGAGCCAGTATGATTGGAACAGGGCAACTGCCTAAATTTGAAGAGGACGCCTTTAAAATTCCTCAAAAAGACTACTTCTTAGTCCCAACAGCGGAAGTACCAGTAACCAATATTTATCGAGATGATATTATAGAGGGAGATCAATTGCCCATAAAATATGTAGCCTATACACCTTGCTTTAGATCAGAAGCCGGCTCAGCCGGTAGAGATACCAGAGGACTGATTAGGCAGCATCAATTTAATAAGGTTGAGTTGGTTAAATTTGTGAGACCAGAGGATTCTTATGAAGAACTAGAGAAATTAACAAATAATGCCGAAAAGGTACTACAGCTTCTAGGACTTCCCTATCGAATCGTTAGGATTTGTACTGGAGACCTAGGGTTCACAGCAGCCTTTAAATATGATATAGAAGTTTGGATGCCAAGCTATAACAGATATGTAGAGATCTCTTCTTGTAGTAACTTTGAAGACTTTCAGGCAAGAAGAGCCAATATCCGTTATCGACCAGATACAAAATCTAAGGTGGAGTTCGTTCATACATTAAACGGAAGTGGATTGGCAGTAGGAAGAACAGTAGCAGCCATATTAGAAAACTTCCAACAAGAGGATGGCAGTGTTGTGATCCCAGAAGCCATAAGGTCTTATATGAAGGGTTTTGAAAAAATTACAGCTAAGTAA
- the tadA gene encoding tRNA adenosine(34) deaminase TadA — protein MEAYYMSLALEEAKKAYELGEVPIGAIILRENKVIAAAHNLRESHHDATAHAEIIAIQAACRRLGGWRLTNSTLFVTIEPCPMCAGAILQSRIDRVVIGAMDPKAGACGSIINLLNNNQFNHQTEIVTGVLEDECSQIMKDFFKSLRQKKK, from the coding sequence GTGGAAGCATATTATATGTCCTTAGCGCTGGAAGAGGCTAAAAAAGCCTATGAGCTAGGAGAAGTTCCCATTGGAGCAATTATCCTACGAGAAAACAAGGTGATTGCTGCAGCACATAATTTAAGGGAGAGCCACCACGATGCCACAGCCCATGCAGAAATCATAGCCATCCAAGCTGCTTGCCGAAGGCTAGGGGGATGGCGGTTGACAAACAGCACGCTATTTGTTACAATAGAACCCTGTCCAATGTGCGCTGGAGCCATTCTACAAAGTCGAATTGATAGAGTAGTCATTGGTGCAATGGATCCAAAGGCAGGGGCTTGCGGTTCCATAATCAATCTTTTGAATAATAACCAGTTCAATCACCAAACAGAGATTGTAACAGGTGTATTAGAAGATGAGTGTTCCCAGATTATGAAGGATTTTTTTAAATCATTAAGACAGAAAAAGAAGTAG
- the yedF gene encoding sulfurtransferase-like selenium metabolism protein YedF gives MWYFNKGGLLKVNKEIDARGMNCPLPVIHTKKALESIDQGKITTIVDNETARENISKLAKSLDCEIDIQENQGSYYIDIFKDYETQGMEAMDIQCDDSPKKDLVILIGQDQMGEGSVELGKVLMKGYLYTLTEVTPYPKAIILVNSGVRLSTEDPETIGHLRILEANGVEILSCGTCLDYFKLKDKLVVGGLTNMYTIVEHLNNANNTIKL, from the coding sequence ATGTGGTATTTTAATAAAGGAGGTCTACTTAAAGTGAATAAAGAAATTGATGCTAGGGGGATGAATTGTCCCTTACCTGTTATCCATACAAAAAAAGCTTTGGAGTCAATTGACCAAGGAAAGATCACGACGATTGTTGACAATGAAACGGCGAGAGAAAATATAAGCAAGCTAGCCAAAAGTCTAGATTGTGAGATTGATATTCAAGAGAATCAGGGAAGCTACTATATCGATATATTTAAAGATTATGAAACACAAGGAATGGAAGCAATGGACATACAATGCGATGACAGTCCTAAGAAAGATTTAGTGATTTTGATTGGACAAGATCAGATGGGAGAAGGTTCGGTAGAATTAGGGAAGGTTTTAATGAAAGGATATTTATATACATTAACCGAAGTAACACCCTATCCAAAGGCCATCATATTAGTCAACAGCGGCGTTAGATTAAGTACTGAAGATCCTGAGACCATAGGACATTTAAGAATATTAGAAGCCAATGGCGTTGAAATTTTATCCTGTGGAACCTGTCTAGATTATTTTAAGCTTAAGGATAAGCTGGTGGTGGGTGGACTTACCAATATGTATACGATCGTGGAACACTTAAATAATGCAAATAATACCATAAAACTGTAG
- a CDS encoding DUF3343 domain-containing protein, translating into MSQQGFYVVVFDSTHHAISAEKQLKKEKIAFNVIPTPREITASCGLSIKFNAEVLGTVQKVVEQENIAVKGVYIIEKLHDRKRVTQVS; encoded by the coding sequence ATGAGTCAGCAAGGTTTTTACGTCGTGGTATTTGATTCGACACATCATGCAATTTCAGCTGAAAAGCAGCTTAAAAAAGAAAAGATAGCCTTCAATGTGATCCCAACACCTAGAGAAATCACCGCCAGCTGCGGATTATCTATTAAATTTAATGCTGAAGTATTAGGGACTGTACAAAAGGTGGTTGAACAAGAAAATATCGCTGTAAAGGGTGTTTATATCATTGAAAAGCTTCATGATAGAAAAAGAGTGACCCAAGTTAGTTAG
- a CDS encoding mechanosensitive ion channel family protein, producing the protein MEELMTSLEIILDNMREFITNPEQLSTIIANSVKIVVILVVAKVSIRILYSITNQIFQQQKSLKLNTDLPRMETLNGLIKSLIKYGIYFIAITTIISFFGVKVTGLIATAGIGGLAIGFGAQNLVRDVITGFFILFENQFSIGHYIEVNGVSGIVEEMAMRITKVRDFNGDLHIIPNGQIQKLTNKSTGKMRAWVDISIAYEEDIDRAIEVLTTKSEQLRMENANIVEGPTVLGVTGLGNSDVVISIMAKTVPMEQWAIERLMRKTFKQAFDEVGIEIPYPRRVIISQNEKSEM; encoded by the coding sequence GTGGAAGAATTGATGACAAGCCTGGAAATAATCCTCGACAATATGAGGGAGTTTATCACGAATCCTGAACAGCTCTCCACTATTATCGCAAATAGTGTAAAGATTGTCGTGATTTTAGTTGTTGCTAAAGTAAGTATTCGTATTTTATACTCCATAACAAATCAAATTTTTCAACAACAGAAATCCTTAAAGCTTAATACGGATCTTCCAAGAATGGAAACATTAAATGGGTTAATTAAGAGTTTGATCAAATATGGTATCTACTTTATCGCAATTACAACGATTATTAGCTTCTTTGGAGTAAAAGTAACAGGATTAATAGCAACGGCAGGAATTGGTGGTTTAGCAATCGGATTTGGAGCACAAAACCTTGTTCGTGATGTGATTACTGGTTTTTTCATCTTGTTTGAAAATCAGTTTAGTATAGGCCATTATATAGAGGTTAATGGAGTTAGTGGAATTGTTGAAGAAATGGCCATGAGAATAACAAAGGTGAGAGATTTTAATGGAGACTTGCATATTATACCTAATGGACAAATTCAAAAGCTAACCAATAAAAGTACTGGGAAAATGCGTGCATGGGTGGATATCTCTATTGCCTATGAAGAAGACATAGATCGTGCCATTGAAGTTTTAACAACAAAAAGTGAGCAACTACGAATGGAAAATGCAAATATTGTAGAAGGGCCAACAGTTCTAGGTGTAACAGGATTAGGGAACTCCGATGTGGTGATTTCTATTATGGCAAAGACAGTACCTATGGAGCAATGGGCTATAGAAAGACTGATGAGAAAAACCTTTAAACAGGCATTTGATGAAGTTGGAATCGAGATTCCTTATCCAAGAAGAGTGATCATTTCTCAAAATGAAAAAAGTGAAATGTAG
- a CDS encoding DUF951 domain-containing protein → MPIKLEVGDRVELKKQHPCGSKAFEIMRTGADFRVKCLGCEKQIWLVRSELERRIRKITPKNEE, encoded by the coding sequence ATGCCAATAAAACTAGAGGTTGGAGATCGGGTAGAGCTGAAAAAGCAACATCCCTGTGGTAGTAAAGCATTTGAAATTATGCGAACTGGGGCTGATTTTAGAGTAAAGTGTTTGGGGTGTGAAAAGCAAATATGGCTAGTTAGATCAGAGTTGGAAAGAAGAATCCGTAAAATCACACCTAAAAATGAAGAGTAA
- a CDS encoding aminotransferase-like domain-containing protein → MKFARRMEALKASEIREILKLIENPDVISFAGGLPAPELFPVEEMKKVSVAVLEEDGQQALQYSATEGYRPLREKIAKRMEVIGIGTTADNILITSGSQQGLDFSGKVFLDEDDVVVCESPSYLGAINAFRAYSPKFVEIETDEDGMIIEDLEKALAETKNIKMIYVIPDFQNPSGRTWSIERRKRLIALANQYDLPVVEDNPYGELRFEGERPPAIKSFDTEGRVIYLGTFSKTFCPGLRLGWTLGDGELLQKYIFVKQGADLHTNTLTQRELNKFLEMYDIDAHIEKIKDVYRKRRDVMMDSIKKYFPKNVKYTYPEGGLFTWCELPQEMNAREIFLKSIKVNVAFVPGGSFFPNGGKENTFRLNYSMMSEEKIEEGIKRLGKVLQEEMTAGKTI, encoded by the coding sequence ATGAAGTTTGCTAGACGTATGGAAGCCTTAAAGGCTTCAGAGATTAGAGAGATATTAAAACTAATAGAAAATCCAGATGTGATTTCATTTGCAGGGGGATTGCCAGCACCAGAGTTATTCCCGGTAGAGGAAATGAAAAAGGTATCAGTGGCAGTGTTGGAGGAGGATGGACAACAGGCACTTCAATATAGTGCCACAGAGGGCTATAGACCTTTACGAGAAAAGATTGCTAAAAGAATGGAAGTTATTGGTATTGGCACAACAGCCGATAATATTTTAATTACAAGTGGATCTCAGCAAGGATTAGACTTTTCAGGAAAAGTGTTTTTAGACGAAGATGATGTTGTGGTCTGTGAGAGTCCAAGCTATCTTGGTGCCATTAATGCTTTTAGGGCTTATTCCCCTAAATTTGTGGAAATAGAGACAGATGAAGATGGGATGATTATTGAGGATCTAGAAAAGGCTTTAGCAGAGACAAAAAATATTAAAATGATCTATGTAATTCCAGACTTTCAAAATCCTTCAGGAAGAACATGGTCTATTGAACGGCGCAAGAGGCTAATTGCCCTAGCAAATCAATATGATCTACCGGTGGTTGAAGACAATCCCTATGGAGAGCTCAGATTTGAAGGCGAAAGACCACCAGCAATTAAGTCCTTTGATACGGAAGGACGGGTTATTTATTTAGGAACCTTTTCAAAAACATTTTGTCCTGGGTTAAGACTTGGTTGGACTTTAGGAGATGGAGAATTACTACAAAAATATATCTTTGTCAAGCAAGGTGCAGATTTACATACAAATACGCTGACACAAAGAGAATTAAATAAATTTTTAGAGATGTATGACATTGATGCTCATATTGAAAAGATTAAAGATGTTTATCGTAAGCGTCGAGATGTGATGATGGACTCTATTAAAAAGTATTTTCCCAAGAACGTAAAATATACATATCCTGAAGGTGGGCTGTTTACTTGGTGTGAACTTCCCCAAGAGATGAATGCAAGAGAAATTTTCTTGAAGTCAATTAAGGTGAATGTCGCCTTTGTACCAGGAGGCTCTTTCTTTCCAAATGGAGGAAAAGAAAATACCTTTAGATTAAATTATTCTATGATGTCAGAAGAAAAAATTGAAGAAGGTATTAAGCGGTTAGGGAAAGTACTACAAGAGGAAATGACAGCAGGAAAAACAATATAG
- the rpsF gene encoding 30S ribosomal protein S6, whose translation MNKYELTYILKSETDEEKRNQLAEKFKGIIEADGAVENVDEWGNRKLAYEIDKRNEGYYVLVNFASSIDVPKELDRNLKIAEQVIRHMIIRIQE comes from the coding sequence ATGAATAAGTATGAATTGACTTACATCTTAAAGTCAGAAACAGATGAAGAGAAAAGAAATCAGCTAGCAGAGAAGTTCAAAGGAATTATCGAAGCCGATGGAGCCGTTGAAAATGTTGATGAGTGGGGTAACCGGAAGTTAGCTTATGAAATCGACAAGCGAAATGAAGGATACTATGTATTAGTAAACTTTGCATCTAGTATTGATGTACCGAAGGAATTAGACAGAAATCTTAAAATTGCTGAACAAGTAATTAGACATATGATTATTAGAATACAAGAATAA
- a CDS encoding single-stranded DNA-binding protein, translated as MNRVVMIGRLARDPELRFTASGKAVATFSIAVNKTFSKEKQADFFNVVVWNKTAENCANYLAKGRLVGLDGRLQSRSYETKNGDKRYVTEIVADQVEFLEWGDKNSQPNQTSQKPKQDFGKSDDFNSADIDINDFQAIDEDDDIPF; from the coding sequence ATGAATAGAGTAGTAATGATTGGACGTCTTGCAAGAGACCCAGAGTTACGTTTTACTGCAAGCGGAAAAGCGGTAGCCACCTTTAGTATTGCAGTGAACAAAACCTTTTCTAAGGAGAAGCAAGCAGATTTTTTCAATGTTGTTGTATGGAATAAAACTGCTGAAAACTGTGCTAATTATTTAGCAAAGGGAAGGTTAGTAGGACTAGATGGTAGGCTTCAAAGCCGATCCTATGAAACTAAAAATGGAGATAAACGATACGTTACAGAAATTGTAGCAGATCAAGTTGAATTTTTGGAATGGGGAGATAAAAATTCTCAGCCGAATCAAACGAGCCAAAAACCTAAACAAGATTTTGGTAAATCAGATGATTTCAATTCAGCGGATATAGATATTAATGATTTCCAAGCCATCGACGAAGACGATGACATTCCATTCTAG
- the rpsR gene encoding 30S ribosomal protein S18: protein MVNRRRKKMKKKVCTFCADKSSKIDYKEVHKLKKYVTERGKILPRRISGNCAIHQRDITQAIKRSRHIALLPYTID, encoded by the coding sequence ATGGTTAATAGAAGAAGAAAAAAAATGAAAAAGAAAGTATGTACTTTCTGTGCCGATAAATCATCTAAAATTGATTACAAAGAAGTTCATAAATTAAAGAAATATGTGACTGAAAGAGGTAAAATTTTACCAAGAAGAATTTCAGGAAACTGTGCAATTCACCAAAGAGATATTACACAAGCAATCAAGAGATCAAGACACATTGCTTTACTACCTTACACAATAGACTAA
- a CDS encoding YibE/F family protein, with translation MINIKQVKMILVIALLVGILGASLAHGETSNEHIQYKKARAIILEVQEEQEGQLVVQWAKARVMNGPLKGHIIQLKHPLIKGSKYHIELEENMRIFLELRVEENRVTSANFIDVTKEHHLKILLAIFVTLLLIFGGFKGLRSFIALVITGLCMLYIFIPMVFNGYSFILATVVVSGIIIVSSFILISGFTTKSLTAIIGTIGGTTISGVIAIYFGNLMYLTGITDDAIETLIRHSTLDVDYRGLLYSGMTIGALGAVMDVSMTITSVIYEIKRGNRQVRIKSLVLSGLAVGRDIMATMTNTLILAYAGTSLPLLLLFIFSEMPLEDIINSQYIASEVVRALSGSIGLVLTIPITSVVAAINIKWAKE, from the coding sequence ATGATCAATATAAAGCAAGTGAAGATGATCCTAGTGATTGCCTTATTAGTAGGGATATTGGGAGCTAGTCTGGCCCATGGAGAGACAAGTAATGAACATATTCAATATAAAAAGGCAAGGGCAATCATTTTAGAGGTTCAAGAAGAACAGGAAGGACAGTTAGTTGTTCAATGGGCTAAAGCAAGGGTAATGAATGGACCGCTGAAGGGACACATTATTCAGCTTAAACATCCTCTAATAAAAGGATCTAAGTATCATATTGAGCTAGAAGAGAATATGCGTATTTTTTTAGAACTAAGGGTAGAAGAAAATCGGGTGACATCAGCAAACTTTATCGATGTCACAAAGGAACATCATCTTAAAATATTGCTGGCTATATTTGTTACTTTATTATTGATTTTTGGAGGGTTTAAAGGGTTGCGCTCCTTTATCGCACTTGTAATCACGGGGCTCTGTATGCTCTATATATTTATCCCTATGGTTTTTAACGGTTACAGCTTTATCCTAGCAACCGTTGTTGTGAGTGGTATCATTATTGTGAGTAGCTTTATATTAATTAGCGGATTTACGACTAAAAGCCTAACCGCCATAATAGGCACCATAGGAGGCACCACTATTTCTGGTGTGATCGCAATCTACTTTGGGAATCTGATGTACTTAACGGGTATCACTGATGACGCCATCGAAACCCTTATTAGACATTCCACCTTGGATGTGGATTACAGAGGACTCCTATATAGTGGCATGACCATAGGAGCATTAGGGGCGGTGATGGATGTCAGCATGACCATCACCTCTGTTATCTATGAGATAAAGCGGGGCAATCGACAAGTGCGGATTAAATCCTTGGTGCTATCGGGACTAGCGGTTGGTAGAGATATTATGGCAACCATGACCAATACATTAATCTTAGCCTACGCCGGTACATCATTACCCTTGTTATTATTATTTATCTTTAGCGAAATGCCATTGGAGGATATCATCAACTCCCAATATATTGCCTCTGAGGTTGTCAGGGCACTTAGTGGAAGCATTGGACTGGTCCTAACCATTCCCATTACATCGGTAGTTGCTGCAATTAATATTAAATGGGCAAAAGAATAG
- a CDS encoding 50S ribosomal protein L25, producing the protein MGTPILKYTIREEAGTGGASKARRAGEVPAVLYSKGEVTQPVYLNTKELEKILSIYGGSSRIALDHEGKKCFAIIKEIQKNMLKNSLLHVDLQKLDENQKIRMTIPIYILNKEAVETLAEIVQIQQDEVEIQAYPRDLPEKIEVDASLLKDQANLTMKDLNIVGNTAIEILDDLENVVATLAYTSRPVETEEESVEEALV; encoded by the coding sequence ATGGGAACACCAATATTAAAGTATACGATTCGAGAAGAAGCAGGTACAGGAGGAGCATCAAAAGCAAGAAGAGCAGGAGAGGTTCCAGCTGTCCTCTACAGTAAAGGGGAAGTGACACAACCAGTGTACCTAAATACCAAGGAGCTAGAAAAGATACTATCAATCTATGGGGGGAGTAGTCGAATCGCTCTAGACCATGAGGGGAAAAAGTGTTTTGCAATTATAAAAGAAATACAAAAGAATATGTTGAAAAACAGTTTGTTGCACGTAGACCTACAAAAGCTTGATGAAAACCAAAAGATTAGAATGACCATTCCTATCTATATATTAAATAAAGAGGCAGTGGAAACACTAGCAGAAATCGTTCAAATACAACAAGATGAAGTGGAAATACAGGCATATCCTAGGGATTTACCAGAAAAAATTGAAGTGGATGCTAGTTTATTAAAGGACCAAGCTAACTTAACCATGAAAGATCTTAATATTGTAGGAAATACAGCGATTGAAATTTTAGATGATCTAGAAAATGTGGTTGCTACGTTAGCCTATACATCTAGACCAGTAGAAACAGAAGAAGAGTCTGTAGAAGAAGCATTAGTTTAA